The DNA sequence TTCTTCTTGACATCGAACATACGTTCGGGTAGCGTGAGCGGTGCCTTCGTGGGCGAGGCAGTCACCGCCCTCCTCTGATCAGCCGAGCGCGCCCACAGTGCGCGCCCCACGAGCGAGGAGTGGCATGCCCGAGAGCCCCACGGTGGCGAGCCGGGCCCTGCGGGAGGCGCTGAGGGGCCTGCAGCCCGAGGCGTTCACCGGCGACGACTGCGCCGCCATGGCCGAGGACCTGGCCCGCACCGAGAAGACCTGCGCCGCGGCCAGGGCCCGCCTGGCCGCCCGGGCGGCCGAGGCCGGGGCCCATCGCCGGCGGGGCTACGCCAATCCCGTGGAGTGGCTGGCCCGCACCGCCGGCTCCAGCGCCGGCCAGGCCCGCGCCGCCCTGGGCACCGCCGGTGCCGTCGAGGACTGTCCGGCGACCAAGGAGGCGGTGGTGACAGGCGAGCTGTCGCTTGCCCAGGCCGAGGAGATCACCAGGACCGAGGCGGCCTGTCCGGGGACCGAGGCCGAGCTGGTGGCCCTGGCCAAGGCCTCGAGCCTGGCGGTGCTGCGCGACAACGCCCGCAGCCGCCGCCTCGGGGCCACCGACGCCGAGGGCCTGCACGCCGCCCAGCAGGCCGCCCGGGAGGTCCGGGCCTGGCGCGACGACCTCGGCATGGTGCGCCTGGCCGGCGCCCTTCCCCCAACCGTGGGAATTCCCCTCGTCAATCGCCTGGAGGCCGAGACCGACCGCATCCACACCACGGCCCGGACAGCGGGGGCCACCGAGCCCCGCGCCGCGCACGCCGCCGACGCCCTGGTGGCCCTGCTGGCGGGAAAGGCCAGGGCAACCACCCAGGCCGACCTGGTCGTGGTCTGGCAGCGCCCGGGCGACGGCGGGGAGGGGACGGCCCACCTCCTGGGCGGGGGCCCGGTCCCGGTGGGTGTAGCCAGGCGCCTGGCCGAGCGGGCCTTCGTGAAGACCCTGATCCACGACGGGGTGCGCATCGAGACGGTCAAGCACTTCGGGCGCCACATCCCCGCCGAGCTGCGCACCGCCCTCGACCTCGGTGGTCCCCCCGACTTCGACGGGGTCATCTGTGTGGACTGCGGCACGCGCCACCACATCCAGTACGACCACGTCGACCCGGTCGCCAACGGAGGCCCCACCACCCGGGCCAACCTGAGCGGCAGGTGCTGGGACTGCCACGAGCTCAAGACCGAGCGGGACCGCCAGGCGGGACTGCTGGGCGGCAACGGGAGGGAGCCGCCGTGAGCGGGGAGGCGGCCCTACCCGCCGGTCGCGATGACGAGGCGGTAGCCGAGATCCATGTCGGAACGCTCGAGCAGGTTGGCGTGACGCGTCGCCCAGCGTCCCGTGCGGAGGTCCGTACGCAGACGGTCGATGCCGCGACGAGCAACGGAGGGGTCGAGTCGGGCGAGGCCGGAGATGCACGAGCGCACCGAGGCATCAAGGTAGGCATCGGGGCGTCGCCAATAGGCGCAGAGGAATCCGTCGCGACAGTCCCAGGGGACGGGCACGACGTCGACGCGGTCGGCGTCGAGGGCGTCGGCCACCTGCTCGGGCGAGAGGTCGGGCCCGTAGTCGAGCGCGGCGATCTCGGGGAGGTAGTCGCGCACGAGCCAGAACGTGTGCTCGAGCGCGGCATCGAAGCAGAGCACGACTCGCCGCTTCGCCACTCGGCGCAGCTGGGCCAGGCCACGTGCCTTGTCCGACCAGTGGTGGAGGCTCAGGATCGCCAGCGCCGCGTCGAAGGAGCCGGCGGGGAAGGGCAGGTCCTCGGCGACACCACGAACGACCGGGCCGGCGCCCGTCGAGCGCTGGGCGATCATGACGGGCGACGGATCGACCGCGACCACGCGTCGGTTGGACGGTTCGTACGAGCCGGTGCCAGCCCCGACGTCGACGACCCGGTCGGCGTCGCCCAGGGCGTCGTTGATCTGCCGAGCGATACGAGGATCAGGACGACGGTGGCGGGCGTACGAGCGCCCGATGTCGTCGTAGCGCTGCCCCGTGCAGCTCACCCCCTGTCGGTGTCGCTGGCTCGCGATCCGAGAATTGCACGTCAGGACCGGGCTGGACAGCCCTTGGTCAGCCGAAGCGCGCCAGCTCGAGGCCGCCGACCTCGGCCGGCCGCCGGCCCGAGTCGATCCACCGGGCCAGGGCCCGACCGGTCACCGGCGCCATGAGGATGCCGGTGCGGAAATGACCCGACGTCATCCAGGCGTTGGCCAGGTTGGGGACGCGGTCCACGAGTGGGAGCTCGTCGGGATGGGCAGGGCGGAAACAGCACCAGGCGTGGGAGATGGGCACCTGTCCGATACTGGGAAGCGCCGCCTCCAGGTCGTGTCGAATGTTCGCCACCACCCGGTCGTCCACGTCGGGGGAATGATCGTCGGTGTCGAGCGTCCCGCCGGCGAGGAGTCGGCCGTCGTCGACCTGGGTCACCGTGGGCAGCACGCTGACCGGCAGGTCCAACGTGATCGGCTCGGTGGCGATGAGGTGCCCCTTCACCAGCGAAGCCGGCACTGACAGCGCCAGGTCGGCGGCGTCGGGCGGTCCGCCGGTGGCGAAGACGACCGTTCCCGGGCTCACCGATCCCGCCGTCGTCGAGACCCGTATCACCCGAGCGTCGCTCGTCTCGACACCGGTGACGCCCACATCAGTGGCCAGGTGACGAATCCCGCCGGCCAAACGGGCGAGGGCACCGAGAGGGTTGACCCGGGCCTGGTCCCGGACCAGCACACCGCCGACGGGTCGGGCCAGCTGTGGCACCAGGCGGGCGACGTCGTCGGCGTCGAGCACCTCCGCCCCGGGCGGCAGATCGGCCGAGAGACCCGGTTGCGGATCGAGCCCCAGCCAGTCCATGGACACCAGCCCGACGCCCTCCGGCACCAGGTCGTCGAGGTCGCGCCACAGGGTCAGGCTCTCGCGGCCCCGGGCGACGATGCTGGCCCGGTCACTCCCGGCCACGTCCTCATGGTCAGCCTCGCCGTCACCGGCGCCGGTGCCGAGCCCGTCGCTGTCATGCTGGGCCTCAGGGACGAGGAGCCCGCCGGCGCCCGCCGTGGCACCGGCCCCGAGGGCCGAGCGCTCGACAAGGGCGACGGTCCCCAGACCTGCCCGCTGGCAGGCCAGTGCGGTAGCCACCCCGAGGATCCCGCCACCCACCACGAGCACGTCCGGCGTGCGGGGAAGCCGGTCGGGCAGGCCGGGGTCGAGCGCCGCTTCCTCGTGCTCGTCGAGCAGGTCTCGCCACAGCGGATAGAGGGCGGCCACCATCGCATCTCGTCCCGTCAGCCCGTCATCAACATCATCGCGGAAGGCGCACCTCGACCCGCACGCCGTCGTCGACCGGTTGCACATCGAGACTGCCCCCAGCGCGAGACGCAGCGATGGCCAGTCGCGAGAGATCGTCGGCCGTCTCCGCCGCGGGGGTGGCGACGGCGACCGCCAAATCGTCCTCCGCCTCGATGCTCACGCTCAGCTCGAGCCCCCCTCGGGCCAGCGTGCGCAGCAGCTCCCCAGCGAGCCTGGTGACGATGATGGCGGTGGCCGGGTCGGCGGTGACGGGCTGGGTGGGGGTCGCGATCCGGCCCGGCGTCCCCACGACCTCCCGTATCACCTCCAGCTCGACCGCGACCGCGGCGCACAGGTCCGTGCCGTCCGCCCCGTCCCAACCGGCCGGCATGGGCAGGGCCAGACCACCGATCGCGTTCCACTCTCGCTCGAGGCGAAGCCGCTCGAGCTCCCACAGGGCATCGGCAACATCGGCGACGGTTCCCACCCCGGAGCCACTCAGCTCACGTGTGGCGGCGCGTCGCTCCGCGTCCTCGGCGCGACGCTGCGACTCGTCGGCCCGGCGCTCGGCCGCCGACGTGTCGGCGCGGGCTTGAACGAGGACCGCATCGGCCGCGGTGGCCGCATCGGCCGCCTCGGTTCGCCGCCGCGCCTCTTCCTCGGCCCGCACCTCTACCGCGCGGAGCTGCTCTGCGGTCTCGCCGAGCTCCCTCTCGAGTCGCTCCGATCGAGACCGCTCGTCGGCCGCCGCACTCGAGCGCCGGACAAGGAGAATCAGCAACACGACAGCCGCCAGACCAACCGCGACGGTCACGCCCAGCACTGCGGTCATGGAACGCGAACGTAGCGTGCCCCGACCATCGCGGGATCATCGACGCCGGTGAACCGCTGCGCCGTCGTCGCATCCTCCCGTCGATGACATCGCCGTTGCCACCGCGGACCAGGGCGCGCTCTTCGTCACCGACCCGAGCGCCGGTACGTTTTCGGCACTCTCCACCGCGGGCCTACCAGCGGGCAGTGTTCGCCGCAGAGGCCAGCGACACCAAGACGCCGCTCGTGGGAACGCTGGACCTGGCCACCGGGGTGATCACGCCGCTGGGCACCACCTTCACAAACCCTCACGGGCTGCTGTTCGTGCCCATGCGTGACGATCGCGGGAACGACGACTCCCGGGCGACGGCTGAGCCGCCGAGACGCCGCAGACCGGCAGCTGCGCCTTCTCGGGAAGGCAGTTGTAGCCTCTAGGCGTGAAGGAGCTCATCTATCCCCGCGTACTCCTGCCGGCCCTGAGCCGCCACGCCGATCGGGTCGGCTTCCACGACGAGGACTACCACGCCACGTGGGAGACCCATGGCGAGCGGGTCCTCCGTCTGGCCAGCGCCATGCGCAACGAGCTGGGACTACGCCCGGGTGACCGGTTCGGCGTCTTGGCGGTCAACAGCCACCGCTACCTCGAGCTCTTCCACGCAGGCCTCCTGGGAGCCGGGGTGATCAACCCGCTCAACCTCCGCCTGGCGGCCAAGGAGCTGGCCTTCATCCTCAATGACTCGGGCACCGAGGTGGTCTTCACCGACTGGCTCTTCTCCGGTCTGCTCGAGCAGGCCCGGCCCGAGCTCGAGCACCTGCGCCAGGTGGTCCTCCTGGGCGACGGCGACGTGCCCCACGACCTGTCGTACGAGGACCTGATCGAGGCGGGAAAGCCCGCAGTGCCCCCCGAGCCGGAGGAGGTCGATCCCGCCGTGCTCATGTACACCGGGGGAACGACGGGCCTTCCGAAGGGCGTGGTGCTCAGCCAGCGGGCCGAGATGCTCAACCTCTACCACGCCGCCATCGCCGTCGGGCTCGGAGAGGACCGCATCTACCTGCACCAGACCCCGATGTTCCACGCTGCGTCCACGGCCGCCATCATGGGCATCCCAGCAGGAGGCGGCGTCTCGGTCTTCGTACCGCTCTTCAAGCCCGATCATGTGCTCGACGTGATCGAGCGATACCAGGTCAACCAGACCGTGATGGTCCCGACGATGATCGCCATGCTGCTCAACGACCCCAACTTCTCGTCCGAGCGCCTCGCCAGCCTCAAGTTCCTGACCTACGGCGCCTCACCGATGCCGGCCACCCTTCTGCAACGGGTCTTCGACGAGCTACCGGAGGTCAACCTCACCCAGGGCTACGGCATGACCGAGTCATCGTCGGTCCTCACCTGGCTCGACGAGAAGGACCACCGCCACGGCGGAGAGATCACGCGCTCGGCGGGCCGTCCGATGTGGGGAGTCGACGTGACCATCCAGGACGCCGATGGCCACACCCTCGCGACCGGCGAGCAGGGCGAGGTCTGCGCCCGGGCCGGCAACCTCATGGACCACTACTGGAACCGGCCCAAGGAGACCGAGGAGGCCTTCCGCGGGGGCTGGTACCACTCGGGCGACATGGGCAGGATCGACGCCGAGGGCTACCTCTTCCTCGTCGACCGGGTGAAGGACATGATCGTCACCGGAGGCGAGAACGTCTACTCGGTCGAGGTGGAGGAAGCGATCGGCAGCCACCCGGCGGTCGACCAGGTCGCGGTCATCGGCATCCCCAATGAGACGTGGGGCGAGCAGGTGCACGCCATCGTCGTGCTCAAGAAGGGGGCCTCGGCCACTGCCGAGGAGCTGATCAAGCACGCCCACGACAGCATCGCCGGGTACAAGGTCCCCAAGTCGGTGGAGTTCCGCTCCGAGCCGATTCCGCTGTCAGGGGCGATGAAGCCGCTCAAGCGGGAGCTGCGCAAGCCCTACTGGGAAGGCCGGGCGACCGCCATCAGCTAGAGGCGCGACCCCGTCGCAGCGTGTCGGCCACGGCGACGACTCGGGGATCCGACAGCGCCCGCTCGAGCGGGACGGGGAGGGCCAGCGACCAGTTCGGCCAGCCGTCGGTGGTGCCGGGCATGTTCGGTCGCTCCAGGACCCCGAGGGCGTCCTCCAGGGACGCAGTGACCACCGCGCTGGCCGCCTCGGCCAGCAGTCGGTGGGCGGCGACGATCACCTCGTCCAGCGGGGCGTTGTCCGCAAGCCCCAACAGGTCCCGCAACCGTGACCGAACTGCGTCGACCGCGGCGGCGTCGGGCTCGAGGGCCAGCCGCTGCTGGTCGGACAAGTCGGCGCCGGTCCACAAGCCGGCGACGGTTGGCAGGTCATGGGTGCTGATCGACGCCATGGACCGGGCCGGGAAGTCGCGGGGGCTGCCGTCCTCGAACCAGAGCACTCGGGACGACAGCACGTTCCGGCGGGCCAGCTCCTCCCTCACGAAGGGCTCGACGGTGCCGAGGTCCTCGCCCACGATGAATGCCCGGGCCCGATCGCTCTCCAGGGCCAGCACGCCGAGGAGGTCGTTCGAGGGGTACCGGACGTAGGCACCCTGTCGCGGATCTGTCCCGAGGGGGACCCAGTACTGGCGAAAGAGCCCCATGACGTGGTCCACCCGCAGCCCGCCCCCGTCACGAAGGTTGGCTCGGAGGGTCCGGGCGAAGGGCTCGTAGCCGGCGGCGCGCAGCTTCCAGGGGTCGAATGGCGGCAGGCCCCAGTCCTGCCCGAGCCGGTTGAAACCGTCGGGGGGAGCACCGACGGCCATCCCGGGCGCGAGCACGTCCTGCCACATCCAGGCGTCGGCCCCGTTCGGGTCGACGCCCACGGCCAGGTCCTGCACCAGGTCGACGTCGACGCCCGCCCTCGCCACCTGACGGTCGAGCAGCCACTGCAACCACTGGTGGAAGAGGACCCGGTGTCGATGTCGGGACACGAACGCCGACACGCCCGCGCCCTCCGGATGGCGCACCTCCGCTGGCCACTGCGGCCACGCCCCGAGGTGCACCTCCGACAGCGCGCAGAAGGCGGCGTAGCGAGTGAGCAACGGTCCCTCCGCGTCGCAGTAATGGTCGAAATCGGGGTCGCCGCCGAACCGGTCCCAGAGCCGCTCGAGAGCGCCGAGCTTGAGCTCCCAGACCCGAGGGCGCTGGACGAGTCGCTGTTCGTTCAGTGCCTGCCCGGCGGCCGCCAGCCGATGCAGCTCCGCGCCACCGGCCCCCGGCACCTCCTCGATCCGCAGGTAGAGCGGGTTGCGCCAGCACCGGCTGCTCGGAAAGTAGGGGCTGGCCTGCTGCGGCACGGCGGGTCGGCTGGCGTGAAGCGGGCTGACCAGAACGGTCGATGCCCCCTGGCCAGCGGACCACTGGGCCAGGCTTCTCAGGTCGGCCAGGTCGCCGATGCCCCAGCTGCGCCGCGACCGCAGTGCGGGAAGCTGCACCGCCCAACCCCAGGCCCGCTGCCCGCTCGGCAATCGACAGCGCCCTGGGCTCACGATCAGTCGCATCGTCTGGCCGTCGGTCGCGCGCCGCAGCTGATGGTAACCGCACGGTACCCCGGGCGGCAGCCGGCCGTGCGCCGTCATGGACGTCCCGTCCTCCAGGGTCAGCTCCCACGGCCCCGGCAGCGACACGTCGTCGTCGTGGCGAACGACCCGCACACCTGGTGGCCCGTGCGGCCCAGCGTGCGCCGCTTCTGCAATGCCGAGGGCATCGCCGATCGCCTCGATGGTCGACGGCGGCGCCTGGTGCCAACGACCGTCGTCGCCGCGGTACGCGGGCTCGACACCCCACTCCCGCAGATCCGGGACGCGGCGGCGGGCGTGCACCGGGTGAGGTTAGTGTCCGCGAGCACCACTATCGTCACGTCGGTGCCGCCCGCCGTGACGACCAGCGATGGCGTCGAGATCGCCGTCCACGACCTCGGCGGAGACGGACCGCCGATGCTGTTCGCCCACGCGACGGGGTTCCATGGCCTCGTCTTCGCCCCCCTCGCCCACCTGCTGAGTGGGCAGTTTCACGGCGTCGCCCTCGACTTGCGGGGTCACGGCGACTCTGGATTGCCGCTGGGGATGGACTTCGACTGGCACGGCTTCGGGCGCGATGTCCTGGCCACCGTCGACGGTCTGGGGCTGACGCGGCCGTTCGGAGTCGGCCACTCAGGTGGCGGCGCCGGCCTGCTGCTGGCCGAGCAGGCCCGCCCGGGAACGTTCCGGGCGCTCTACCTCTTCGAGCCCATCGTGTTCCCCCCGAACGGCCCGTTCCCCACCGGCGCGGGCGACAATCCCCTCTCGGAGGCGGCCCGCCGCCGGCGGGAGATCTTCGACTCCCGCCAGGAAGCCTTCGACAACTACGCCTCCAAGCCGCCGTTCGACCGAG is a window from the Acidimicrobiales bacterium genome containing:
- a CDS encoding AMP-binding protein, with the translated sequence MKELIYPRVLLPALSRHADRVGFHDEDYHATWETHGERVLRLASAMRNELGLRPGDRFGVLAVNSHRYLELFHAGLLGAGVINPLNLRLAAKELAFILNDSGTEVVFTDWLFSGLLEQARPELEHLRQVVLLGDGDVPHDLSYEDLIEAGKPAVPPEPEEVDPAVLMYTGGTTGLPKGVVLSQRAEMLNLYHAAIAVGLGEDRIYLHQTPMFHAASTAAIMGIPAGGGVSVFVPLFKPDHVLDVIERYQVNQTVMVPTMIAMLLNDPNFSSERLASLKFLTYGASPMPATLLQRVFDELPEVNLTQGYGMTESSSVLTWLDEKDHRHGGEITRSAGRPMWGVDVTIQDADGHTLATGEQGEVCARAGNLMDHYWNRPKETEEAFRGGWYHSGDMGRIDAEGYLFLVDRVKDMIVTGGENVYSVEVEEAIGSHPAVDQVAVIGIPNETWGEQVHAIVVLKKGASATAEELIKHAHDSIAGYKVPKSVEFRSEPIPLSGAMKPLKRELRKPYWEGRATAIS
- a CDS encoding alpha/beta hydrolase, which encodes MPPAVTTSDGVEIAVHDLGGDGPPMLFAHATGFHGLVFAPLAHLLSGQFHGVALDLRGHGDSGLPLGMDFDWHGFGRDVLATVDGLGLTRPFGVGHSGGGAGLLLAEQARPGTFRALYLFEPIVFPPNGPFPTGAGDNPLSEAARRRREIFDSRQEAFDNYASKPPFDRVAPEALRAYVDHGFADLDDGRVQLKCRGETEALVYEQSWRHDAYDHLAEVRCPVTVACGATSDTYGTDLVEAIVDRLPRARAEVVPGVGHFGPLEDPALLASSIRSAFAAEGQPPA
- the malQ gene encoding 4-alpha-glucanotransferase yields the protein MHARRRVPDLREWGVEPAYRGDDGRWHQAPPSTIEAIGDALGIAEAAHAGPHGPPGVRVVRHDDDVSLPGPWELTLEDGTSMTAHGRLPPGVPCGYHQLRRATDGQTMRLIVSPGRCRLPSGQRAWGWAVQLPALRSRRSWGIGDLADLRSLAQWSAGQGASTVLVSPLHASRPAVPQQASPYFPSSRCWRNPLYLRIEEVPGAGGAELHRLAAAGQALNEQRLVQRPRVWELKLGALERLWDRFGGDPDFDHYCDAEGPLLTRYAAFCALSEVHLGAWPQWPAEVRHPEGAGVSAFVSRHRHRVLFHQWLQWLLDRQVARAGVDVDLVQDLAVGVDPNGADAWMWQDVLAPGMAVGAPPDGFNRLGQDWGLPPFDPWKLRAAGYEPFARTLRANLRDGGGLRVDHVMGLFRQYWVPLGTDPRQGAYVRYPSNDLLGVLALESDRARAFIVGEDLGTVEPFVREELARRNVLSSRVLWFEDGSPRDFPARSMASISTHDLPTVAGLWTGADLSDQQRLALEPDAAAVDAVRSRLRDLLGLADNAPLDEVIVAAHRLLAEAASAVVTASLEDALGVLERPNMPGTTDGWPNWSLALPVPLERALSDPRVVAVADTLRRGRASS
- a CDS encoding HNH endonuclease, with protein sequence MPESPTVASRALREALRGLQPEAFTGDDCAAMAEDLARTEKTCAAARARLAARAAEAGAHRRRGYANPVEWLARTAGSSAGQARAALGTAGAVEDCPATKEAVVTGELSLAQAEEITRTEAACPGTEAELVALAKASSLAVLRDNARSRRLGATDAEGLHAAQQAAREVRAWRDDLGMVRLAGALPPTVGIPLVNRLEAETDRIHTTARTAGATEPRAAHAADALVALLAGKARATTQADLVVVWQRPGDGGEGTAHLLGGGPVPVGVARRLAERAFVKTLIHDGVRIETVKHFGRHIPAELRTALDLGGPPDFDGVICVDCGTRHHIQYDHVDPVANGGPTTRANLSGRCWDCHELKTERDRQAGLLGGNGREPP
- a CDS encoding FAD-binding oxidoreductase, translated to MVAALYPLWRDLLDEHEEAALDPGLPDRLPRTPDVLVVGGGILGVATALACQRAGLGTVALVERSALGAGATAGAGGLLVPEAQHDSDGLGTGAGDGEADHEDVAGSDRASIVARGRESLTLWRDLDDLVPEGVGLVSMDWLGLDPQPGLSADLPPGAEVLDADDVARLVPQLARPVGGVLVRDQARVNPLGALARLAGGIRHLATDVGVTGVETSDARVIRVSTTAGSVSPGTVVFATGGPPDAADLALSVPASLVKGHLIATEPITLDLPVSVLPTVTQVDDGRLLAGGTLDTDDHSPDVDDRVVANIRHDLEAALPSIGQVPISHAWCCFRPAHPDELPLVDRVPNLANAWMTSGHFRTGILMAPVTGRALARWIDSGRRPAEVGGLELARFG
- a CDS encoding class I SAM-dependent methyltransferase, coding for MSCTGQRYDDIGRSYARHRRPDPRIARQINDALGDADRVVDVGAGTGSYEPSNRRVVAVDPSPVMIAQRSTGAGPVVRGVAEDLPFPAGSFDAALAILSLHHWSDKARGLAQLRRVAKRRVVLCFDAALEHTFWLVRDYLPEIAALDYGPDLSPEQVADALDADRVDVVPVPWDCRDGFLCAYWRRPDAYLDASVRSCISGLARLDPSVARRGIDRLRTDLRTGRWATRHANLLERSDMDLGYRLVIATGG